From the genome of Trypanosoma brucei brucei TREU927 chromosome 11 chr11_scaffold01 genomic scaffold, whole genome shotgun sequence:
CACTGCGCCCTCCAATCTGAGCGCCAAGTCCCACGAAAAGGGCGAAGTCCACAACCTCTCCGCTACCACAATCTGACGATGGACGAGATATAAGAGTCCCTCCGCTCCAGGGGCCACCCGCATATTGTTACTCTGAGGAAAAGGGTGCAAGAACTGTCCTAGCAGGGGAGCCAACGTCTCTGCTGGCACGCCAGCTAAGTTAGCTCCAACAAGGGCCTCCATTCCACGTCTTCCCCCCAGTTTTAGCAGCGAGGAAAAGATTTCATCGTGGGGGTTACCAAGTTTCAAGAGATTTGCTGTGACGAGTCCAATCGGTAGTGCACCAATGCGGCACTGAATTCCACTTCCTCCGTACACAACAAAAGACGTGCCGAACCTCACAGACTCACTGACGTAACCAATACCCGTGATTGGCCCGTCCAACTGAAAAGTTGACACTAGTTCCATCTCGTCATACACACCCTCGTATACGGCGCAGTTTGTAGTGATTAAGATTAGAAGATGAGTTAGTGCGTCATAAAGTAGAGTGGTGCCATTTGTGTCCCGACAGGCAAACCGGATATCTTCAACATGGAGACCCGAGGGTAGAGGACGGGAAGAAGCTAGACGGACATTAACACATGCAGTACCACCTCCAGCTGCAGGGGCTTCGTCGAGAAGCACAGGCTGCCGACCCCCATCGGCGGCAATCAGGACAGCGTGATGAGACGTCTCAAAGCTGGCAAGCACTGTGACTGTATTTCTCAGAACAGCCACAGAACCGGCCACCACAAACTCGCCTGTTAGAGTGCGCTTCCACACAGCCAGATCGGTATTCGACAATACAAAGAGGTTCCCCCGGTAAGGATCGTACGCACTATCTTGGTAACGTTTCGTGTCCCATAGAGAAATCACAGCATCGTAAATTCGTCGCGGGCGCTGGTTCAATGACAAAACCATTTCTGACACTTTATCACCTCTGAAAACTAAACGACAGCTTTCCACTTGCGCGTTGCCATAGCATAGTGTTAACTTGCCATTCTCAAACGAAACAATTTTTTCAACCGACCGTCCTGTTTCAATGAAAATATCGTCCAGTACTACAGGTGGTGATTCTTCTTGCAACAGAGCGGCGTGAATCCCGTTTGCAAGTCCGACAATAATAAGTGATCTCTTGTCCGCGCCGCATCGTTGGATGTACGCGTCTTGAATAAGACTACCCCACGGGGGGAAATAGAAGTGGTTATCTTGTCGAACAACTAGAAGTCTGTTACCGCTCGACACGAGGTGGGCGCCATTTCGGTAATGAACCTTGCAACGGCCCCCGCCGTTGAGTAAGTTAGAGGAGGGCCATGCATGCTCTGTTTCTACCTGCACATCAAAGAAGGGGGTCTTTGACACCGGACGGGAAAATGTTCGAAGAAGCGGCAGGACGCCATCCGCGGCGCATGTGTCAGACTTTGCTATGCATTGCAACAACGCCTCTTTCAcattttcacttccctccaTCAACCGTTCCATGCTAAATTCTAACCGATCCCCCGCACCaactaaataaaaaaaatgagaaaagatATGCAAGGTaattaaacaacaaaagggagataaagcaaacacatgcacacTTGCTCATACAAATAACGGTCAGAATAACAATAGTGACACAATAATTCATTTGCCTAACAGAAATATGCATAAAGGTATATATAACATCTGTTTTAACATAGGAAGGTTGCACCCATGCTACATAGTAGTGAAAAAGGCGCGAGTAACGAAAAATGAAACTCTCTGGGGACTCTCGTATCCAGTCGCACTTTCAACTCTACATGTATACCCTGTTCCTCTATAGCAAAAACAATCTTCGCTACCCAATTAATCGGTTGAAAACGCTTCCTTCTTCGGTATGGATCCACTATCTTCGACCATAACTCGTCTGAACTCCTCGTAACTTAGTCGACCATCTCCGTCTAAATCCGCTTCATTTATCATCTCGAACGCCTTTTCCGGAGTAAGGTAACAACCTAGTCGCTCCATCACGATTCTCAAGTCGGTTGTAGTTATGAAACCAGTGTTACCAAGATCGTAAAGTTCGAATGCCCGACGCAATTTGAGCTCTTTTTCCTCCGGGTCATTTAGTTTCGTAGCGACAAGGGTAAGAAACTCCGGGAAATCAATCACGCCATTTGAGTCTAAGTCTGCTtcgttcatcatcatctgcaGTTTTTCCCGGGAAACTTTCTGTCCAATTGCCGCGAAAACATTAGAAAGATCATCAACAGTAATGTTGCCATCGCAATCTGTGTCGAAAACAGCGAATGCTTCCTTCAGTTCGGTGATTTGCTCTACCGTTAAGAGGTCCGCCATCACcactacaaaaaagaaaacgcagcTCTTTCCCTTTATATATAGCTGCCACGGTTTGCCCTATTTGCATAtttaaagatttttttttaaaggccAATTGGAATAAATAATCTTTTGCTCAAATTTCTCTCAAACTCCCACAGTGGTGCACAAAAAAGCAGAGAGTGACACTAAAATGAGAAACAGTGAGTCAAACACAtcataacaaaaaaacgacTATGTTATGCGTCAAATGCACGCATGCAAGTGCAAGCCGCACTGAAGGCCAAACCCTTACCTTAGTTATTGAAATACTAACATAAAACTCAAGAACGGTCATCACCATCGTCTTCATCTTCGAATCCATACAGCTCAGCTTCATCTCTTGCGAGTTTGTTGTGAACACGCGAGCGGAGCACAGGGTTCCACAGTTTGTCGTCCTCAATGCTGGACATCAGAGCACTACTGATGTCTTCTTCATGCAATGACATCTTCACGTCGGCTTCAAAAGGAGCCGGCAAATCGTGCGCGTGTACAGGAGTACCTCCTTGCATACCCGTCTGCAAATTCTTCACAGACCCATACGTTACCTCTCGTCGATCCATAATGTGAGCACCAAATACTAAATTATCATCTTCCCTTTGGAGGGCCTGAAGATCTTTCATTTGATGTGATCTTCGGTGTGCCCAAACACGCTCCTCGTGAGTCGTTTCCTCCCAGAAGTTATTATAGGGTTTTGGAATAAGACCTTCATCAATTTTGATACCGTATTTCTTAAGAATCCATTTCCCCTTCCGGTATCCATCCACAACCATCATGAAGCAATCCCACGTCTGGTTAACATAACGAGCCGCTCTAACTTCCTGGTAGAGCATGCGACGATAGTATTCTCTGGCGTCTGGTGGAAGATCCCAAAGCCGACGAAACGCCCAGTACACGAACCGCTTCGAGGGACTAACGGCTCCACGTTCGTACCACGACACACGATAGGGAGTTGAAGCAGTTGTGTTTTGAAGGCCTTTCGCGAGAGGTTCGTCGCATACCGCCCTTTCTCTGAGAGTACTACTTCGTGTGTTACAGTCGCTCGAAGCGCCACATTCATATGGCAGATCGTCCTCGCTTATTGGGTTGTCACAATTGGATGATGAATAAGGACGATGCACTTTGAAAACTGGCTCCATTTCCACTGGCTGTAGAGTAAACTCTCTGCCCATTGACGCTCTTCCGTCAGTAAACAAGCATTCATCTGAACCTGTTGAAACGTGGCGGTACGAGTTACAGCCTTTTGGGCACGTTACAGCCTGCCTCCCACATGACGAAAATAACTTTGAGTACGACAATATGTTTAACATTTCTGGCTACTCGTCCTGTTGACGAATTATTCACCTAACATACTGATAAACCACCAGAAGAGGGTGGTGAAACAAAACTATACAATggcgaaaaagagggaacttGTCAGAGGAACTGTGGGTAAATGAAAATACGGCGGTATGCTGTGTGTCACTTCTTTTAAACCGTTTCTTGTATGAGCTGCTTCATAGCGGTAAGTGAAAAGATTCTACTacgagcaaaaaaaaaaagatacaaatTTGAGTGCAGTGGTCAGAGAGTTGCTATTTTCAGACTCGTATgcttaaagaaagaaaggccCTCCAAAAACATATACAGTCGCGCATCGACTATCGTACGATTattcattccttccttttgggCAACCAGGCGCTTCAACATCTTAGTGGGTGTAACATCGCTTTCGACATTTTTCCCTAACTTTAGTGGGAGCAAAATGACATCGATGTCCTCCCCGTCGTCTAGCTGAGGTTGTGGTTTACAGTTGATTTTTGAATCTCCGTCCACACGTATTTTAACAAACTGGCAGCAAGAGTCCGATAAACCTGGTTCAAGACAAACAGCATCAGAGACATCAAAGACATCTTCCACACAGGCGGAATAtcctgtttcttctttaagCTCCCTCAAGGCCGCCACTTTCGCATCTTCCCCGGGGTCAATTAACCCTGCGGGGAACTCGATGACAACAGCATCGAGGGGTGGGCGATATTGCGCAACAAGGATCAGAAAACTTTCATTGCCgcgagaaagaaaagcacaGATTTCAGTGCTATCAACAGCCAGAGGTGCGGGCGTTCTCTGGTACCTATCCAACGGAACTTGTCTGGTGGTCCTCTGAACTAACTCCCATTTACTTGCAGAAATATCACCCACTTCTCGGGCTCCTTCTGGCGTTCCATTCTTCTCCGCAGTGTAAGTGATTTCACAAAGTCTCAGGTACTTCCGTTCCTGTAAAACATTCAACCCAACTCTGATATAGCGGTCCCTCATGCGTTATATGGCTCTATGTAACACGCATCTAAAGAGGAGAATACAAGTAAATAAGTTATTGAAAAataaggtggaaaaaagttaAATCATGTAAACTCAGTATCAGAACGAAGATTCGGTAcacaaaaaaggacaaaaaattGTCATGTAACCTATCGGTAGTAAAAGAACAAATTTTCGAGCACAGTATCTTTTGCAGAGCCCCCCCCCACCATCCTCCTTCCCCAGGGGTTTTATGCAGCGACTGTTCGTTAAGCTTCTTCAACATCCCACATACTCAATGCTACATATTTAATCAATAAAGAAAACTTCGtcctgcaaaaaaaaaaaacgaattaCCTTCCCCAATCCTTGGGTGCCCAGTCATCATGCAGTACAAATCCTGCCTTTTGTGTATAACACCCCAGAAAGACACAACAGGACGctggatttaaaaaaaaaaggaagatgtTTGCCTTGGTACCATGAACTGCAGCTACAAACacgaaagaagaataatCGGTGCAGCGGTCTCAACTTACgtaacagcaacaaagggTGACAcccagaaaagaaaatatgggGAAATGGatatctttttcttatcAAATATCCATAATAAGTACTTATATTACAAATTATATATCTGACTTGAAGCAACGTGTCCCAGCACTAAACCCCTCCCTGCAAAACGCAGGGCAATAATAATTCACAATAAATGGGAGGGGTATGAAATATCCACGGGTTGATACTAACTCATAGGTAACGACGGTAACTATATTTATGTGAATCAAATGAAAACGATATATTACAagagtatatatatttaattatttatcAAGTGACATCTCTGGCGAGGAAAGTACTCCACAAGGCAAGACAACAGAACCCTATAAGCACGTAACTACACGTAGAAGCAACTAAATGAAAGTCCACTACCAGTAAAAAGCAGCTAAATTGGTCCCTGACGCGGCAGTATATACAACCGTCTGAACACCTACCCCACCATCAAACACAAAGCACAGGCCAAAATGGATTATGCAAACACTACTACTTGGACGTACCACGTCAGCCTAATAAGACGGTAACTTacaagaacaaacaaacggcacCTCTATCATTAGGGAAGGGGGAtttaaaaaacgaaagaaaaaacatttcATCTACTTTTAAAAagtttcaacaaaaaaatatataaaatgtCCAACCATACGGAAAAGTTGAGATGTCCCAAGCCTTTCACATCCAGCATCGGCAACAAGTCTAACagcaagtaaaaaaagtaCCCGAACACCTCCCCTATTGGACGACAACGACGACGGTGTACACCGCATGTCCGCAAGGGATGACAAAACaattgaaaataaaaagcgaAACAAACTAAGCGAACCAGATGTCACCCCCGTATAAACTTACGTGTATATGTATAGTGATAGTAAGAGTCGGGCGAGAACAACCACCTGCAAAACACTTGGAGCTTTTCTAAATTATTCTTATCCCTCTGCATCCCTAACTTTTAAAAATGTAGAATCGCGAATCTATAAGTGCAGGCCCAGTGGCATAATAATTAAGCCGTAAAACCGTTAGACCGGCCACTTGTAACGCGCACGCGCCAGCTATACTAAAACCAAAGCAAACTCCTTTTGCAAGCTTCCGCCATCAGAGAGGTCCTGTAGAAGAGATAAACATCTAAAGGGGTGATAACccatgtcaccctcagggtTCGTTAACGTGAGAACATCACGCAACGCCCCGCAGGTCAGTTGCGGTAGGGGTCTTGtaacgaacaaaaaacattaaaaacacGAGGACAACCATCAGTGAAGAGTGCGAAATACGGAAGGGTACTGTTAACAAACATTAACCCCGCAGACGTGTCACGCATTGCCTTAATAGACACTTGATGCGCTACGCAAAGCTGCCGATGGGAGTTCACCGGAACTTTGAGACACCTGAACATAGCCGAGCTGCACAAAGGACAAAAAGGAATGCTCAAAAGCGTTTATTTGTGTTGACACAAAAGCCTATGCGGCAACCATCACGataactttttaaaaaagatcAAGCAGTAATGCAACAGAAACGCCCAGTGGGCCCCACGCCCCACGCCCCACGCCCCACGCCCCACGCCGCTCCACGGGGAGGGGGTGACAGCCAACGCAACAGCACAAGCAGCACCGCTCAGCCACAGCCCCGCCGTGCGAACACCGAAGCCGCGACAACACCCACCAGGGGGGCGGCTCGCTCGCACCGCCGGTATCTTGAGCCCGCACCGGCGTCGAGGTAATTGGGACCGTCGGTAGGTGATGCCGCGCAAGCGACGCCACAGTTTTCTACTCGCCCGAGAGATATCGTTCAGGACAAGGGGCCATGGCTGCAACTTTTTCGCAGAGGCGGTGCCGGATTTCCCCACATTCACCTGGAACGCCGCATCCGAGGCCCCGCTACGATCGCGTGTTTTCAACGAGCGGAAGCGTGCCTCTCGAGATGAACGAAGAAATGAGGAACACTATCCTCCAACAGTAGTGTCTATTGTGTTCCCGAGATTACCAAACTCACGAAACCAAATCAGATTCGGACAAACGGCGCACCCTCCGCAAATCCCGCCGGGCTTCCTTTCCACAACACAAAGCAGGTGCCGGAaggtgaataaaaaagagggaaaagtggTAATCGAACCTTCAGCATCAATGGTAAAGCCACTCCACCATAACAACGGGACCGCgacgtaaataaataatctaGCAATTAACCTTTTAATCAGCTAGAACCCCTTTGAATAGGAACCCGTGGAAAGCCATACGCCCGGGGCGGGCGCAAGGATTTCGGATACTTCTGCATAGCAAACAGCAAAGGGGCGTAGCTGTCGCCGAGGGAGGGCACCGACGCCTTCCCCCCACCCCGTGGCCCTCGGCCGCACTGGACGCAAGTCCACCCCCTGTCCGAAGCCGCAATCGCCCTTTTCGCACGACGACTCGCATCAACATTGCGTTTCAGTGTGCATTtatctttccccttcattcCTCAGCACACCGCTTGAAGGGGATACCGCAGCTGGATTCATCGTGGGAGTTCCCCCGAGTCTTTCGAAAGGAGCTCCATTACCGGCGCCGAAATCTCATCCGTAGACATTTTCCCCACCCCGTGAATAGACCACTCTGTGCATGCGCCTTCACCATTCTTCACAGCTACACATGTGGTTGTACCCAACGATATCTCAGCATCAGCTGGTGCGAGCACTAGCTTCCCACCAGGCGGGTTTGCACACATGGCGAGAACGGTGAGGCCATTTGTGCACCGATGTGAAAACCACTCTTTGTTGCTGAGTTAGCACCCAAAGCGCGTTAGACTCTACTACAGAAGTAGAGTTGCTGTGGCATTATTCACTCTGCACCCCACACGGTGTACCACCAGCGTTTGGGACCATCGAAGCCTggcagaaaaaaagttaGCGGTCAACCTTACGTCGCCCGTCATGTTGCGTCAAAATCGTTAGCCAATGCTTATACTGTGCTCGACTGGAGAGGGCGTTTATATCTCCACGCGATTCGCTGAGCAGCGTGAGTGTTTGGGGGCCACACAACCAAGTTCGCTGACGAATATTCTGCATTGTCCATGACTATCTTCACCTTTCATTTGTCCATTTTTTTATACCTGATATACGGGGCGGGTTCCGGTGCATGGACTTACCGCGTGCAGTGCCAACCGTATTTTGCATggttttcccttctcttcgGTCACCACTCTTTACTTAGCCACCCCCAATGCTTCAGGTGGCGGAGCTTTTCCCCTCATTTATCCTCCATCCCTTCcgccctttccttttcccctcggCGTCAACCACCGGATAAGTTGGTTCGCTTTCTGTGACTACCCCCTTTTCGCCTGATCTACAACTGCTTTTATTTTCGGATGCTCAGAAGGTGTGTCTCTCTCATGTTATCCGGCATCGAACCAGGGGGATGTTGTTTCTGGCATGGAGTTCTCGAAATT
Proteins encoded in this window:
- a CDS encoding calmodulin, putative, encoding MADLLTVEQITELKEAFAVFDTDCDGNITVDDLSNVFAAIGQKVSREKLQMMMNEADLDSNGVIDFPEFLTLVATKLNDPEEKELKLRRAFELYDLGNTGFITTTDLRIVMERLGCYLTPEKAFEMINEADLDGDGRLSYEEFRRVMVEDSGSIPKKEAFSTD
- a CDS encoding NUDIX hydrolase (similar to ADP-sugar pyrophosphatase (EC 3.6.1.13) (EC 3.6.1.-) (Nucleosidediphosphate-linked moiety X motif 5) (YSA1H) (HSPC115)(Swiss-Prot:Q9UKK9) (Homo sapiens)), with amino-acid sequence MRDRYIRVGLNVLQERKYLRLCEITYTAEKNGTPEGAREVGDISASKWELVQRTTRQVPLDRYQRTPAPLAVDSTEICAFLSRGNESFLILVAQYRPPLDAVVIEFPAGLIDPGEDAKVAALRELKEETGYSACVEDVFDVSDAVCLEPGLSDSCCQFVKIRVDGDSKINCKPQPQLDDGEDIDVILLPLKLGKNVESDVTPTKMLKRLVAQKEGMNNRTIVDARLYMFLEGLSFFKHTSLKIATL